Proteins encoded in a region of the Marinobacter arenosus genome:
- a CDS encoding GlsB/YeaQ/YmgE family stress response membrane protein, whose translation MNLILFLIIGGVAGWLAGLIMKGRGFGVLANIGIGIVGSVIGGFLFRLLGLMAQGAVGELVTATVGAVLLLAIVSKIKKG comes from the coding sequence ATGAATCTGATTCTGTTTCTGATAATCGGTGGTGTCGCCGGCTGGCTGGCCGGACTGATCATGAAAGGCCGCGGTTTTGGTGTGCTGGCCAATATTGGTATCGGTATTGTCGGCTCTGTCATCGGCGGGTTTCTCTTCCGTCTGCTCGGCCTGATGGCCCAGGGCGCGGTGGGTGAGTTGGTGACGGCGACCGTCGGTGCGGTGCTCCTGCTTGCCATCGTTAGCAAGATCAAGAAGGGCTGA
- a CDS encoding class GN sortase, whose amino-acid sequence MSRLFLLLVTSSATLLVFGLWIPLKAVVAQELLELAWAESQARQTATRPWPWADTWPVGRLTVPELDQSMIVLAGGHGESLAFGPGQVLGSDYGRGPTVIAGHRDTHFDQLKYLKTGSELRLQGRDGGWRTYRVLATRIVDSRSEQIDTRLLEEDTLLLVTCYPFDSMDAGGPLRYVVEAQAGSSGDRNQLEQIDTVAGT is encoded by the coding sequence ATGAGCCGCTTATTTCTGCTACTGGTAACCTCGTCAGCCACCCTGCTGGTGTTCGGCCTGTGGATACCGCTGAAAGCGGTGGTGGCCCAGGAACTGCTGGAACTGGCCTGGGCCGAGAGCCAGGCCCGGCAAACCGCAACCCGGCCCTGGCCCTGGGCCGACACCTGGCCGGTGGGCAGGTTGACCGTTCCGGAACTGGATCAATCCATGATTGTGCTGGCGGGCGGCCACGGTGAGAGCCTGGCGTTCGGGCCGGGACAGGTTCTGGGCAGTGACTATGGCCGGGGTCCGACGGTGATCGCGGGACATCGCGATACCCATTTTGACCAGCTAAAGTACCTGAAGACGGGCAGTGAGTTGCGGTTGCAGGGTCGGGATGGTGGCTGGCGGACCTACCGGGTGCTGGCCACACGCATTGTCGACAGCCGGTCAGAGCAGATCGACACGCGGCTTCTTGAGGAAGATACCTTGCTGCTGGTGACCTGCTACCCGTTCGACAGCATGGATGCCGGTGGCCCGCTCCGATACGTGGTGGAGGCCCAGGCTGGCAGTTCCGGCGACCGCAACCAACTGGAACAAATTGATACTGTCGCCGGAACCTGA
- a CDS encoding lysophospholipid acyltransferase family protein, whose translation MGALRKFLAWVSVPVICLFALVLYMARPFNPDNNRLLGSAVARVGRALLGMERPLHGLEHLPTDRPTVVIANHQHNDDLFVFGDLLPPRTVTVGKSSLIWIPFFGQVFWLGGNVILNRARSHKAIAIMQATSAAISEDHKSLWVFPEGTRSQGRGLQKFKKGAFHAAIASGAPITMVCARQYEDKTLGWGGRREPVPVRILPPIETAGMTTEDIPELMVRCYSQMAETIAEL comes from the coding sequence ATGGGTGCTTTGAGAAAATTCCTGGCCTGGGTGAGCGTACCGGTTATCTGCCTGTTTGCACTGGTGCTCTACATGGCCCGGCCGTTCAACCCGGACAACAATCGGCTGCTCGGTTCGGCGGTGGCCCGGGTGGGGCGTGCGCTGCTGGGGATGGAGCGCCCCCTCCATGGTCTTGAACATCTGCCCACCGACCGCCCGACGGTGGTGATCGCCAACCACCAGCACAACGACGACCTGTTCGTTTTCGGGGACCTGCTGCCCCCCCGCACCGTCACGGTCGGCAAATCCTCGCTGATCTGGATTCCCTTCTTTGGCCAGGTGTTCTGGCTCGGCGGTAACGTCATTCTGAATCGCGCCCGCTCCCACAAGGCCATCGCCATCATGCAGGCCACCAGCGCCGCCATTAGCGAGGACCATAAGAGCCTCTGGGTGTTTCCCGAGGGCACCCGCAGCCAGGGCCGTGGGCTCCAGAAGTTCAAGAAAGGTGCCTTCCACGCCGCGATTGCCTCCGGCGCTCCGATTACCATGGTCTGTGCCCGGCAGTATGAGGACAAGACCCTGGGCTGGGGCGGTCGCCGGGAGCCGGTTCCCGTCCGTATTTTGCCGCCGATCGAGACCGCGGGTATGACAACGGAGGACATCCCCGAGCTGATGGTCCGTTGCTACAGCCAAATGGCCGAGACCATCGCCGAGTTGTAG
- a CDS encoding MAPEG family protein has translation MIVPVTGVFAAVIGLLLLVLSGQVVRFRLKYKKGMGVTEDRDFEAAVRAHANLVEYAPIALLMLAIAELNGVPSGLVYWSGMTLVVGRVLHAWGMVNGRGGTHWARMIGIVMTWLAILATAMLLLWNVWQVYAG, from the coding sequence ATGATCGTACCCGTAACCGGAGTGTTTGCCGCGGTCATCGGCCTGCTTTTGCTGGTGCTGTCGGGCCAGGTGGTGAGGTTCCGTCTCAAGTACAAGAAGGGCATGGGCGTCACCGAAGATCGCGACTTCGAGGCGGCAGTCCGGGCCCACGCGAACCTGGTGGAATACGCTCCCATTGCTCTTCTGATGCTGGCGATTGCCGAGCTCAACGGCGTTCCATCGGGCCTCGTGTACTGGAGTGGCATGACGCTGGTGGTGGGGCGCGTGTTGCATGCCTGGGGCATGGTCAATGGCCGGGGCGGAACCCATTGGGCCCGCATGATCGGTATTGTCATGACCTGGCTGGCGATTCTTGCGACCGCCATGCTGCTGCTCTGGAATGTCTGGCAGGTGTACGCCGGCTAG